ACCTTGGCTCTGAGCAAACTCAGCGAGACTGATATCATGAACTGCCACACGACTCTGTACGACCCGCAAGGTGCCGTGGACTCCAGCCTTTCGGTCCTTGCGGCTCAGGATAAACCCACAGCAAGCACCTGTCAGGAGGAAACGCAGGAGGAGCGCGGTGAGATGGCGGGGGAGAAATCTGTGGAGGTTTTCTCCGGTGAAGACGGTGCGGCGACAGACGAATGCGTCCCTGGCTCTCACGGAAAAGATGATGTCAATAAAACTGAAGCTGAGGACAGTCAACCCAATGATGACCGCGCAGATGGATTTCTGACTTTTGAGATTGGTGTTAGGGATGagtctgaggaagaggaggctgcTGTAGAGCCTCAGGCTGAAGAAGATGAGGCTGCAGTAGAGCCTCAGGCTGAAGATGAAGGTATGGACCCATCTCAAACTGAGGAAGAGGCTGTAGCTGACTCTCAGTCTGAGGAAGAGGGGGTTGCAGCTGGCGCTCGGACCGAGGACGAAGGTGAATCGGAGTCCCAAGCTGAAAATGTTGTAGTTCTGGAGTCCCAATGCGATGTAGAAGAGCCTCAGGCTGCGGAGGATGCGTCTGGTCTTCAGACCAACGACGAGGCGCCCCAGGAGGAAGAGTGGGAGGAGGAAGAGCTGGAGCGCGACACGAGGCACGTCGGTCACAGGGCTTATCGCTCCGAGGGCGGACTGGTTATGCCCGTCACCGAGGCGAGAGAGGATCCGACTGAGGCTGCAGGTATAGTCGCATGTTTGTTGCCGTAGTCCTTCAGATAAAAGGAGAATCAGGTTATTGTTTATTAGCTGTCACCAAAAGTGGGACGAGctagtcttcctggggtccacaagacaaaaataaaaatcacttaaTCAAACATTATAGACATTATTGTAGATATCATCAAAATTCCTTCAAAATAAGTTATTACATTCATATCTATTACATAATTCTCACTTtcatacagtaaatatcttaattCACCACTCACAAATTTGAATAGTGCATTCTCAAGTAATAATTAAAAGATACTTTACTATTCAGTACACGTACATTCAGTGGGCAATTATTCCAAAAGCTGATGGCACGATAAATAACTGTTCTCTGTAAGGCATTTGATTGGATTGATCAGGTGAGATGTGTTGCTTTACAGGGAGCTCAGAGATCGGGTCCAAAAGCCTCGGTGCTTTGGGTTCGAACACCAGTTTGGAAGCGAGTCCGTCTCAAATGGGAACACCAGAGGAGCCTGAACCGTCGCTCCAAGAAAGGCTGGAAAATGAGGCGGTGGGCAGGAAAAGCTCCTCGTTTCACCTTGTCCAGGTGAGCCATGATGCTGAAGCCTGTGAGCGGCGGAGCGATGGCGGAGACGCTCCGGCTGAGGATGCTGCAGAACAGCAGGAAGAGTgggatgatgatgaggatgatgatgaggaaGACACTCATTATGAAGGTGAAgtcttgtcttttattttagatttgtttggATAATTAGAACCGAAGAACAAATCAcaacttgttgttttttgtttaattatctAGAACTTCCTGACAAGACGCCAGCGTTTGTCAAACAGAAGAGGATCTTTTTAGCCTCCAATCCTCCACCGTTAACTTTGCATGTTGAAAACGTTCAAGCAAGGCAAGTTGCATTTCTTTCTGCCctgctgcacttttttattctttttatttcactttaagtttttccccattaaacctAATGGGGtaaaggagtttttttccccttctatattagagctgtgcataaaaatcgatacaaagattaatattgatttttaaaaaaaaatgatttaaaaccgatattctggctttcaatatcgatatacctcccaacacCTAGGGGGCGCTATTGCAGCCTAAccttcatccctaaaatcagacgtttgggcacgtttgtggtttctgtgatacattaaatgcattcaaccaaatgcactttgttttcctgttaatatatcagtgttcaataaattgaacataaatataatatttggctggttttgttgattgaatgactttgagcatttgaaagtaataaatatcgatattggagtcaaatcaaatcacgGTGAGCTATATTgagaatcgtattgtatcgtgagctatgtatcgaaaatcgtatcgaatcggctcatcctagatgatacccagccctattcTATATACTGTTTGTCTGTCGTACTTGCAGCAGTTCAAGTGAAGCTTTACCTAAAGCTAAACAGAAGCAGGTGAGACGAAAGAAAACAGAAGCCGTCCTCCCCAAGACGTGCCTTATGAGTGTCTTCAAGCACTTTGCCAAAACAAAAGTCTCTGCGGATGTCTTCCCTGCGCTAAACAACGTGTGAGTAACAAACTGCTTTTTTTATGATTCAAGAAATAGGGACTTTATTCCGAAAAGCACCTCCTGCTGGGGTCTTTCGTTTCATATTGGATCCTGCAGAAGTAATCTGTGAGAAGTATAATCGATGCCTTTCATCCTTG
Above is a genomic segment from Fundulus heteroclitus isolate FHET01 chromosome 10, MU-UCD_Fhet_4.1, whole genome shotgun sequence containing:
- the cenpt gene encoding centromere protein T — translated: MDPPDDLSARVLLRHIQDMEPPRTPINSSEDQAPSDSPLPSGSPLQHGRLLRSSKTQRESQFQSPQNIVRRSLRQKIHQSITRKSLLATKRRTPSIVLRKHSVSTLSPRQLLKLIQETGPVMSPLVHESAPPAELQPPSADPNLPSLQSSIELSGLDLSDPSMEDVSIQKGLSRKRPRRSLNVTAFQKLLKDAAKKRESSAGDNSSLSPSSSTSLGLQSPFDADAEKSGIQRKVPHRRRTSGRSLIKQQIGDVSSHRLSAQNIAEDTNFEGLTLALSKLSETDIMNCHTTLYDPQGAVDSSLSVLAAQDKPTASTCQEETQEERGEMAGEKSVEVFSGEDGAATDECVPGSHGKDDVNKTEAEDSQPNDDRADGFLTFEIGVRDESEEEEAAVEPQAEEDEAAVEPQAEDEGMDPSQTEEEAVADSQSEEEGVAAGARTEDEGESESQAENVVVLESQCDVEEPQAAEDASGLQTNDEAPQEEEWEEEELERDTRHVGHRAYRSEGGLVMPVTEAREDPTEAAGSSEIGSKSLGALGSNTSLEASPSQMGTPEEPEPSLQERLENEAVGRKSSSFHLVQVSHDAEACERRSDGGDAPAEDAAEQQEEWDDDEDDDEEDTHYEELPDKTPAFVKQKRIFLASNPPPLTLHVENVQASSSSEALPKAKQKQVRRKKTEAVLPKTCLMSVFKHFAKTKVSADVFPALNNVMDKFLDRLSLDLETYAAHAKRKTITVDDVKLLLRRQGYINDKMPVEVLIEKYLRMEQRRILIPIATSGNVVVPKIKK